Part of the Lates calcarifer isolate ASB-BC8 linkage group LG6, TLL_Latcal_v3, whole genome shotgun sequence genome, taaatggaaaatattcaaatactgtgtcattttacaTCAATGAGAAACCAGAGACACTTGTAATCCAGAAAACGTGTGAAGGGACGTATTCTTGTCTACAAGTGGTTGAGACTAAAGAGACCATAGCTCTACCGGGAAAATACTGTCTGGTTTTCTGTACGTAAATTAGGACACTGTGTGGTATTTTAATGCAATATAACCTTATTTGGGAATATGAACCCACAATATAGGTACACCAAACCTTTACCAAACTTAAATAATTAATGTAGGACTTCTGTCTAGATTTTAACACAAGACTCCACAGCGGTACAATATTGGGTATCTGGGGCCCCAGGGGAGTAACCTGCTTTGCCTGCTTGATAATCCAGTTTTGCTCTATGCATCAAAGTGTATAAACGCAGTCCACAACAGTCCACAACACAACATCCGAGGTCTAAGCAAAGTTAGTGtattcttcaaaataaaagtgttttataTCATGCCGGTGTGTCTCCTGCAGGGATTAGAACTTTTACTGTGACGTCCTGGCTCACACTGTGACCGGAAATGTTTGACGTTATTGTAGCATgctctttcctcccctcccttccctgCTAGCAAGTCGACTGAGCTGGCTAGCGAGCCGGGCCCTTTAAACCTGATATTGTAACTATTATGAATTGATTGATCAGTGTAGTATAgttgatttctgtttccacagTCCAGATAATACGCCAGCTAACAAAATGAACATACGAAACGCAAGGGTGAGTGTGCTGAAATCCTCTCGACAGCcatgctgtttctgctgttagCTAAGCTAGTTACTACAGCCTACACGTTAGCCGACCAAATATCGTAGATAAGGGGGGTTAGCGTTGTGTCAATCACCATCTAgacattcagtttttttttctttctttacagcCGGAGGACCTTATGAATATGCAGCACTGTAACCTGCTGTGTTTGCCAGAAAACTACCAGATGAAATACTATTTCTATCACGGATTGTCCTGGCCTCAGGTAAGCGAGGCACAGTGTagttttcctgtttctgctaaCACCACTGCTCCTATCAACTAAAGCCTTTCAGTGTTTATATTTCTACGTCTGACactcattgtgtgttttcatcgTTTCAGCTCTCGTACATTGCAGAGGATGAAAATGGCAAAATTGTGGGATATGTGCTGGCAAAGATGTGAGTAATGTGTAATCAGCTTTAATTGTTTTACTTAGCGTGATTTGGACGATGGAGGTGTTAAATGTTTTCCTAAAACTATGAACTCTTTTTAGGGAGGAGGATCCAGATGATGTACCCCACggacacatcacatcactggtGAGTCTGGATGAGAGACGCCTCATACATCTCCTCTGTTACTTAAATTACAACAGGTATAATACTGGGATATTTGGCTGGCTTTTCTTGGGTAATAAAACCCCTCGTCTCTGTCTTCCAGGCAGTGAAGCGCTCCCACAGACGTCTGGGGCTCGCTCAGAAGCTGATGGACCAGGCCAGCCGGGCCATGATAGAAAACTTCAACGCTAAATATGTCTCACTTCATGTTCGTAAAAGGTACTGCACGCTGTTGTCTGGCTGTGaactttgtctttgtttttgttcaaaagaattgttgcatgttttttggTTTGCAAGGTGTGGTCAGGCTCTGACTGTCTTTGATAGTTCACCTGTTTTCAAAAGACTTGCTAATCTTTCCTCCCCACTGCAGCAACCGAGCAGCCCTGCACCTGTACTCCAACACACTCAAATTCCAGTAAGTCAATATCATtgaattatttttactgtattgtaAATATCCTTGGGAATTTTCTTACACAGTTTGCATTGCCATACGTAGGCTTTTcagaaatactgaggtcatTAGTAGAGCACGGCTGGGCTGATTTACTGGACAGTATTAACTTATTGCAGatacttatatatatacatagGTGCACATGTCAACAGATTTGTAACAAGAAATTGCATAACAGAAAATATCTCTTCGACGTCAGATAAAATAAACCACAAGAATGCACACTCAACATAAAAATATCAGGGCCGTGCTCATTACGCTTTGTCCAACGCTTCATCAGgctcagtgtttattttttcttactaCAGCAGTTACAAGCACCTCTGGTTTCTCGGTGCACACTGTgctgcaaaacatttttgtctCATTGATATCTGGCAGGtcatcacacatacatacatatacagtctTGCTGTTATAGTTGACTAAAGAGTACTGACAAAATGTACTGCTTGGTGCTTATCTTGGTCAAAGTTCTAATTAGATTTTCAAAACcgtgtatttatattttgtgttttaccCCCAAAAACATTGTATTGGCCCTTGTTGTTACTGGGTTTTTATACTACCCACTGACTGATTTCAGTATTGGCCCCAAAAACCCACTATCAATAGGGCTCTGCTCATGTCCTGCCAACAGCCCcagaca contains:
- the naa10 gene encoding N-alpha-acetyltransferase 10; translated protein: MNIRNARPEDLMNMQHCNLLCLPENYQMKYYFYHGLSWPQLSYIAEDENGKIVGYVLAKMEEDPDDVPHGHITSLAVKRSHRRLGLAQKLMDQASRAMIENFNAKYVSLHVRKSNRAALHLYSNTLKFQISEVEPKYYADGEDAYAMKRDLAHMADELRKPGVRVSGQEAPPGQSPSGSGDQERESERDSGGESKELSEVSEATESTDVKDSSSDSQ